The Zestosphaera sp. genomic sequence ATCGCCTATTACTGGAGGGGCCATAATGGGAGACAGAGTCAGGATGAAGGACGTGCCTAAAGAAGTTTATGTCAGGTCCATGACTACGCGTGAGGAAGAGTCGTTGCCTCTGAAGACACTACTCACTATCGAGCTACTTGAGCGTTTAGGATTCGACTACATAATCTTAGAGACTCCTGGAGCAGGACAGTTCAGTACTAGAATCATGAGCGTCGCCGACACCATAGTTGTCGTCTTAATGCCTGAGTCAGGCGACGAAATACAAGCTATCAAGGCAGGCATAATGGAGATAGGAGACATATACGTAGTGAATAAAGCCGACCTGCCGGGAGCCAACTTAACTTACAATCAAGTACTCTTTGCACTTAATTCAACAGAAAGAAAAGGGTGGACACCTAAAGTCATCTTAACTAACGCGTTAAGCATAACCAACGTAGAGCCACTAGTGAATGCTATCAAAGACCACGCAACCTTCGTGAAGGGGAAGGGGCTAGATACGGAGAAAAGAACGTTAAGAAGATCTCTAGAACTCCAGCTAATGATAGAAGAAGAGCTAAGCAAGATAATTAAGGAAGTAAGCAAACCTCA encodes the following:
- the meaB gene encoding methylmalonyl Co-A mutase-associated GTPase MeaB; this translates as MNVDVAKLVSGALKKDKASVSKLITLVETDPLNSISVITRIPYQPKTAHIIGFTGSAGVGKSTLINAVATLLAREGSSVAVIAVDPRSPITGGAIMGDRVRMKDVPKEVYVRSMTTREEESLPLKTLLTIELLERLGFDYIILETPGAGQFSTRIMSVADTIVVVLMPESGDEIQAIKAGIMEIGDIYVVNKADLPGANLTYNQVLFALNSTERKGWTPKVILTNALSITNVEPLVNAIKDHATFVKGKGLDTEKRTLRRSLELQLMIEEELSKIIKEVSKPQTTLYKEFEKLLKSNESLKEFIKKIKEEISNRISTSPH